The following DNA comes from Epinephelus moara isolate mb chromosome 2, YSFRI_EMoa_1.0, whole genome shotgun sequence.
gttttgctttaaagCTAAATTGCGGACCTGGTCTGATGAAAATGTTCTCCACAGACAACATGGCGGCCACAGGGAGCAGCAAGTCCTGACAGCCAAGCGAGGCAGCTTTAAGCAGGGCCCTGGTAAGGCCTGGGTGCAGGGGGAACTCCACCATCAGCTCCCCCAGCTGGGTCACTCTACCTCTCCTACAGCCAACACACCAGACACATAGGAGTTCATTAAGTTTCAGAGAAATACTTAAACCCACAACTGCTGTCAAGTGCACAGGTATAAGCACTCACCTGTCGATGGCATCAAATTGGTAAAGCTGTTTTAACGCCTCCAGAATAAACCTTTCCTCTGGACAGTCCAGATAAGGAAATCTAAAAAGAAATCAAGTCATTATGAAAGAAgataaagggagaaaaaaaagataagcaTGATAAGAATGGGCATCAGTGTACCTAATGACATCATGAACGCCCAGACACTTGAGTGTAAGTATCACTGCAGTCAAACTTGTCCTCTGGATTTCTGGAATTGTGTATTCAGGCATGCTCTTCTCCCAGAATTCCTTGGTGTAGATTCGAAAGCATTTCCCGGCTGAGGTTCTTCCAGCTCGACCTGCTCTCTGCTGAGCCTCGCTCCTAATCACAcaaaatccccccccccccaaaaaaaaatccaatctaAATCTATTGGCAAGCTTTCTTAGAGGGAAATTTTGCCACCTTTTATGCGGCTGTCCAATCAGTGCTGATGGTAAATGGAGTCTGTTGAAGTATTTAAATCCTCAGTGCGTGCTACATGGAGCAAGAAAGCTGAGTTTGCAGCTGCAAAACCTATTGTTCCTCCTGCAACCAGCAGCATCATTTGACGTGACAGTGATGTAGTTGGAGGACGGAAGTTGCAGTAGAACCACAGGTTGCATTTCACCTCTTTTAGCTAGGGGGCGTGCTCTAGGTGCCGCTCAAAAATAAAACTTCCTTGTTCTTTTTGGTTGTATTGCAAACTAGCTACGTTTCTAACAGCGAAAACGGCATCCCAAAATATGAGTGCAGATGATGTTTTGGACAAGaatacattttacagtgttttggcTAGCTCTGATATTCAGTTGCATTTATTCAAGCGCATTCATGGATGAAGAaatgcagcagagagcagctgagGTTGTAGCAGCTCCACAAAAGAATATGGCCGGTGGGTACCCTCAACAACACAATCACCAACTGGTGCTGACTTTGCTTCAAATTGCCCTCCAGTGCCAATAAAAAGTGAATCACTCTGTTGCTGTGAATTTCAGAATGGGCAGTTCCATAGGTGTTCTGGAGACCTTCATCAGGATCCCaaagacaaactgaaaacaaaaccaagacCAGCAGTGCCAGGAGCTATTGTAAGCTATTTTGCTGTGTTGCCTCTCAGCAAAATGCTCTGAGTAATTCAGGctgggcttttattgtgaaaggtaaaaaATGGAAGGAGAAAATTGgtcatgtgctgctgtggacaacatgaaaaataataaagagtgttgccgtcttGGCTCACTCTGGTTCAGACTACAGAGcgtctctgtttttattttgttgcctaCACAAGTTAACAACTTATAAACCTCAGCTACACTATGTTTTGGCCAACAAAGTTACAGCTATAGCCTAGTTGGCTAATACTTATGGGCACCAGAAGCTCGTGTGCAACACATCCTGGTAAATGTAGGCACTGCCGGCATGGCTCTGTGAGCAGGAGGACTCAGCCTCTCAGtcaacacagcacacactgagGATTTTATTGCTTTAACTGAACAACATCACCAATTGGACATCCACATAAAAGGTGGCGGATTTTCGGTGCAGTGGCATGGATTTTGAAATGGCATGTTAATTCTTCAAAAACTCACTTTGAAATAGGCACCACCTCCAAGATGTCCATGCCCACCCGTGAGTTGTGGTTGAGTTGCTTCACAAACCCGCTGTCTACAATGTACCTTTATTGGCAAAGAATTGGATGATAGGTATGATTTGCATGAAATATCTGAATGATGTTGATTTAACATACAAGTCATTGTTGTATATCTGATGGAGTCTCGTGGTTAGCCAGTGACCACAGGCCTCACTCACTTTATGCCGTTGATGGTGAGAGATGTTGCTGCGATGTTTGTGGCCACTACACACTTCCTTATGCCTGGAGGTGGAGGCTGAAAGATCTGCCTCTGTTGATCTGTGACGACAACAGAAAtgataaatattttctttttcagtatTACAGTGGCATCACAAAGAAAGATACTGACCTGATCTAGAAAAAGCAACAATATTAATCTGCTTAGCACAAAATAAGATGTGacaactgttgtgtgtgtttaccagtGGGCATGGATCCATAAAGGGGCAAAATAAGAAGGCCCTCCACTGTTTGGTCCTCCACATCGTAGCGGTAGTCTATAGACTCAGCTTTTTCATACAGCATGTCACAGGCACGCTCAATCTCTGACTGACCTGTCGAACAGGGAGGATAATTGTGAAAGATTTTGTCAGGGTTAGGATTTACTGTGAGGTTGTTAATGACTTACCTGTCAAAAACACAAGAATATCCCCTGCCATTTCACTGGTGTGCACATCAAGGGCTACTTTGACAACCTGACAAGTAACAGATGTAAAATTAAAGGAGCACCAACAAATTAAACAGTTAATAAGTAATAACTGTAAAGTTGTAAAACCAAGttaaattatgatttttttttttttctggacacAAAGCTTTACCTCTTTTACATAACCGGCGCTCTCTATGTCTTTAGGTCCTACAGCAAAACCAAATGTGCAGGTGACAGGAAAAGTCCTCCCAGGAATAGCAAAGACGGGACAGTCACTGAGAAAGGCTGAAAGTTTGTCAGTTTCCAAGGTGGCGGACATCACCACCACCTTCAGAGGGACAGATCGGCCCTTGGTGGCCTTAGCGGGGTTGGAGAACAttttcttcaacaaacccagAAGAATGTCCTGCAGCGAATACAAACACTTACTCAAAGtttcaaagacagacagacagaaggactTTCTATATGCGGAACAGCTGTATACATCTAACATGCAGTGCAGAGAGTATATTCTGTCAATGTCATATATTGACTCACTGTGTTGAGGCTGCGTTCGTGGACTTCATCCAAGATTACAACACTGTACTGAGTAAGTACAGGATCTGCCAGGATCTCTCTGAGCAAACAGCCGTCTGTCATGTACTTCACCACCGTGCTCTGgctcaaacacagacacatcttCATGttaacacacatatacaacaaATACATTGTACTTTTTTAATCAGGGATGAGTTGTCTTTGACTCCCACCTCTGATGTGCAGTCATCAAAGCGTACTTGGTAGCCAACCTCTCTACCCAGAGTGCACTGCATCTCCTGAGCTACCCTCTGAGCCACTGTGATGGCAGCCACCCGGCGGGGCTGGGTGATGCCAATTTTGCCATCTTTACAAAAACCTGGAGACAAAGAAGAggaaacacacatcacattgtGTCCACACGTTGTCTATTACCGTTAAAGCTTGCAGTATGTGC
Coding sequences within:
- the dhx40 gene encoding probable ATP-dependent RNA helicase DHX40 gives rise to the protein MSKSTRWDSKDESKHLPIYKHKAKLVQAVKDSTFLVVTGETGSGKTTQLPKYLHQAGFCKDGKIGITQPRRVAAITVAQRVAQEMQCTLGREVGYQVRFDDCTSESTVVKYMTDGCLLREILADPVLTQYSVVILDEVHERSLNTDILLGLLKKMFSNPAKATKGRSVPLKVVVMSATLETDKLSAFLSDCPVFAIPGRTFPVTCTFGFAVGPKDIESAGYVKEVVKVALDVHTSEMAGDILVFLTGQSEIERACDMLYEKAESIDYRYDVEDQTVEGLLILPLYGSMPTDQQRQIFQPPPPGIRKCVVATNIAATSLTINGIKYIVDSGFVKQLNHNSRVGMDILEVVPISKSEAQQRAGRAGRTSAGKCFRIYTKEFWEKSMPEYTIPEIQRTSLTAVILTLKCLGVHDVIRFPYLDCPEERFILEALKQLYQFDAIDRRGRVTQLGELMVEFPLHPGLTRALLKAASLGCQDLLLPVAAMLSVENIFIRPGHPEKQKEADKQHRELAAKSGSMNDFATLLSVFQSCKSSDRPSAWCKDNWIHWRALKSAFSVETQLREILLRLQQKRDFPVETFDGNKSEVFRRCLCTGYFTNVARRSVGKVFCTMDGHGSMVHIHPSSSLFDQEAELNWIIFHDVLVTSRVYIRTVCPIRYDWVKDLLPKLHEVDVYELSSVAREEVTDEEMIKWETKEAAKRQPEVSTVDAMKKLEKRNDETSVNDARARYLQRKQQRQQNKAL